The Pseudomonas fluorescens genome includes a window with the following:
- the alc gene encoding allantoicase, protein MKAYAVPFEKFVNLADARLGTKIISVTDDWFADANRLFQPTPAVWKEGVFDDNGKWMDGWESRRKRFEGYDSAVIRLGVAGSIKGVDIDTSFFTGNYPPSASLEACFLTEGEPDENTQWTEVLSAVELQGNSHHYHEINNDQAFSHLRFNIYPDGGVARLRVYGIPYRDWSAVGDNEQIDLAAALNGGRALACSDEHFGRMSNILNPGRGVNMGDGWETARRRTPGNDWVIVALGHAGIVEQVIVDTLHFKGNYPDSCSIQGAFVKGGTDSQIETQSLFWRELLPSQKLEMHAEHTFAEQIKALGPITHIRLNVFPDGGVSRLRVLGKIAK, encoded by the coding sequence ATGAAAGCTTACGCCGTACCTTTCGAGAAGTTCGTCAACCTGGCCGACGCCCGCCTCGGCACCAAGATCATCTCAGTCACCGATGACTGGTTCGCCGACGCCAACCGTCTGTTCCAGCCGACCCCGGCCGTGTGGAAGGAGGGCGTGTTCGACGACAACGGCAAGTGGATGGACGGCTGGGAATCGCGGCGCAAGCGCTTCGAAGGCTACGACAGCGCAGTGATCCGCCTGGGCGTGGCGGGTTCGATCAAAGGCGTGGACATCGACACCTCATTCTTCACCGGTAACTATCCCCCGTCGGCCTCCCTCGAAGCCTGCTTCCTGACTGAAGGCGAGCCAGACGAAAACACCCAATGGACTGAAGTGCTGTCGGCCGTCGAGTTGCAAGGCAACAGCCACCACTATCACGAAATCAACAACGACCAGGCCTTCAGCCATCTGCGTTTCAATATCTACCCCGATGGCGGCGTGGCCCGGTTGCGGGTCTACGGCATTCCGTACCGCGACTGGTCGGCCGTGGGCGACAACGAACAGATCGACCTGGCCGCAGCCCTCAACGGAGGCCGTGCCCTGGCCTGCTCCGATGAACACTTCGGCCGCATGAGCAACATCCTCAACCCGGGTCGTGGCGTCAACATGGGTGATGGCTGGGAAACCGCCCGTCGTCGCACCCCGGGCAATGACTGGGTCATCGTCGCCCTGGGCCATGCCGGCATCGTTGAGCAAGTCATCGTCGACACCCTGCACTTCAAGGGCAACTACCCCGACAGTTGCTCGATCCAGGGCGCGTTCGTCAAGGGCGGCACCGACAGCCAGATCGAAACCCAATCGCTGTTCTGGCGTGAGCTGTTGCCCAGCCAGAAACTGGAAATGCACGCCGAACACACCTTCGCCGAGCAGATCAAGGCCCTGGGACCGATCACCCACATTCGCCTGAACGTGTTCCCGGATGGTGGCGTGAGTCGTCTGCGGGTGCTGGGCAAGATAGCGAAGTAA
- a CDS encoding ureidoglycolate lyase, giving the protein MRTLKIEPLTKEAFAPFGDVIETDGSDHFMINNGSTMRFHRLATVQTATPDDQAIISIFRADALEMPLTVRMLERHPLGSQAFIPLLGNPFLIVVAPLGDAPVSGLVRAFVTNGRQGINYHRGVWHHPVLTIEKRDDFLVVDRSGTGNNCDEHFFQEDELLILAPHQ; this is encoded by the coding sequence ATGCGCACACTCAAGATCGAACCGTTGACCAAAGAAGCCTTCGCCCCGTTCGGTGACGTGATCGAAACCGATGGCAGCGATCACTTCATGATCAACAACGGCTCGACCATGCGCTTCCATCGCCTGGCAACGGTGCAAACCGCCACGCCGGACGACCAGGCGATCATCAGCATCTTCCGCGCCGACGCGTTGGAGATGCCGTTGACCGTGCGCATGCTGGAGCGCCATCCGCTGGGCAGCCAGGCGTTCATTCCGCTGCTCGGCAACCCCTTTCTGATCGTGGTCGCGCCACTTGGCGATGCACCTGTATCAGGCTTGGTCCGCGCCTTCGTCACCAACGGCAGGCAGGGCATTAATTACCATCGCGGCGTCTGGCACCACCCGGTGCTGACGATCGAAAAGCGGGATGACTTCCTGGTGGTTGATCGCAGTGGCACAGGCAATAACTGCGATGAGCATTTTTTCCAAGAGGATGAGTTACTGATCCTCGCCCCCCACCAATAA
- the puuE gene encoding allantoinase PuuE — MSADYPRDLIGYGNNPPHPQWPGNARIALSFVLNYEEGGERNILHGDKESEAFLSEMVAAQPLQGERNMSMESLYEYGSRAGVWRVLKLFKAFDIPLTIFAVAMAAQRHPEVIRAMVAAGHEICSHGYRWIDYQYMDEAQEREHMLEAIRILTEITGERPLGWYTGRTGPNTRRLVMEEGGFLYDSDTYDDDLPYWEPNTPNGKPHLVIPYTLDTNDMRFTQVQGFNKGDDFFQYLKDAFDVLYAEGAEAPKMLSIGLHCRLIGRPARLASLKRFLEYVKGHEHVWFSRRVDIARHWQQTHPYQGASKPGASK, encoded by the coding sequence GTGAGCGCTGACTACCCACGCGACCTGATCGGTTACGGCAATAACCCTCCCCATCCGCAGTGGCCGGGCAATGCCCGTATCGCCCTGTCCTTCGTGCTCAATTACGAAGAAGGCGGCGAGCGCAACATCCTGCATGGCGACAAGGAATCCGAGGCGTTCCTCTCGGAGATGGTCGCGGCACAACCGCTGCAGGGCGAACGCAACATGAGCATGGAATCGCTGTACGAGTATGGCAGCCGTGCCGGGGTCTGGCGGGTCCTCAAGCTGTTCAAGGCATTCGATATCCCGCTGACCATTTTCGCCGTGGCCATGGCCGCCCAGCGCCATCCGGAGGTGATCCGCGCCATGGTCGCCGCCGGTCACGAAATCTGCAGCCACGGCTATCGCTGGATCGACTACCAATACATGGATGAGGCCCAGGAGCGCGAGCACATGCTCGAAGCGATCCGTATCCTCACCGAAATCACCGGCGAGCGCCCGCTGGGTTGGTACACCGGTCGCACCGGCCCCAATACCCGCCGGCTGGTCATGGAGGAAGGCGGTTTTCTCTATGACAGCGACACCTACGACGACGACCTGCCCTACTGGGAACCGAACACGCCCAACGGCAAGCCGCACCTGGTGATCCCCTACACCCTCGATACCAACGACATGCGCTTCACCCAGGTACAGGGTTTCAACAAGGGCGATGATTTCTTCCAATACCTCAAGGACGCCTTCGACGTGCTGTATGCCGAAGGCGCCGAAGCCCCCAAGATGCTCTCCATCGGCTTGCACTGCCGCCTGATCGGCCGCCCTGCCCGCTTGGCATCCCTCAAGCGCTTCCTCGAATACGTCAAAGGCCATGAACACGTCTGGTTCAGTCGTCGTGTCGATATTGCGCGTCACTGGCAGCAGACCCATCCGTATCAAGGGGCTTCGAAACCAGGAGCGTCGAAATGA
- a CDS encoding patatin-like phospholipase family protein produces MTPAEPVTGLILSGGGARAAYQVGVLAAIAELLPDGADNPFPVIVGTSAGAINAVSLASGAMDFKTAIERLTAFWQAVRSHQVMRSDWRGVIAQATRFITHSLLGLGAKLPVALIDSSPLRELLQAQFHASGIEQAIVEQQLRAVAVTAFGYESGQAVTFYQGRGTIDAWLRHRRIGVPTQLSVEHLLASSAIPLLFAPVRIGPQYFGDGAVRQSAPISPALHLGANRVLVIGVSGNPRGAGGQDPAERSYTGLQPTLAQIGGHMLNSTFIDSLESDIELLERLNGFSHLLPADVPAHALGAAPVDVLVISPSQPIDEIAARHRQELPRALRLFLRGPGATKTSGAGVLSYLLFESGYCSELIELGRQDALAQREALSRFLGLS; encoded by the coding sequence ATGACCCCAGCTGAACCGGTTACAGGTTTGATTCTTTCCGGCGGTGGGGCTCGAGCGGCGTATCAGGTAGGCGTGCTGGCGGCCATCGCCGAATTGTTGCCAGACGGTGCGGACAACCCGTTCCCGGTGATCGTCGGTACGTCGGCCGGGGCAATCAACGCCGTCAGTCTGGCGAGCGGGGCGATGGACTTCAAGACCGCCATCGAGCGGCTGACGGCGTTCTGGCAAGCGGTGCGCAGCCATCAGGTCATGCGCAGCGACTGGCGAGGCGTGATCGCCCAGGCGACGCGTTTCATTACCCACAGCCTGTTGGGCCTGGGGGCCAAGTTGCCCGTGGCGCTGATCGACAGTTCGCCGTTGCGCGAACTGCTCCAGGCCCAATTCCACGCCTCGGGTATCGAGCAGGCCATCGTCGAGCAGCAACTGCGCGCCGTGGCAGTGACGGCGTTCGGTTATGAATCCGGCCAGGCCGTCACCTTCTACCAAGGGCGCGGGACCATCGATGCCTGGCTGCGACATCGACGTATTGGGGTGCCGACGCAGTTATCGGTGGAGCACCTGCTGGCCAGCTCGGCGATTCCCTTGTTGTTCGCGCCGGTCAGGATCGGCCCGCAATACTTCGGTGACGGCGCGGTACGGCAATCGGCGCCCATCAGCCCGGCCTTGCACCTGGGGGCCAATCGGGTGCTGGTGATCGGCGTCAGCGGCAATCCCCGTGGCGCGGGTGGTCAGGATCCCGCCGAGCGCAGCTACACCGGCCTGCAACCGACCCTGGCGCAGATCGGCGGCCATATGCTCAACAGCACGTTCATTGACAGCCTGGAAAGCGACATCGAGTTGCTTGAGCGCCTGAACGGGTTCAGTCACCTGCTGCCCGCCGACGTGCCGGCCCACGCCCTCGGCGCGGCGCCGGTGGACGTGCTGGTAATTTCGCCCAGCCAGCCCATTGATGAAATCGCCGCCCGCCATCGGCAGGAACTGCCCCGTGCGCTGCGGTTATTCTTGCGAGGGCCGGGCGCGACCAAGACCAGCGGCGCGGGGGTGCTGAGTTATCTGTTGTTCGAGTCGGGCTATTGCAGCGAACTGATCGAGCTGGGACGCCAGGATGCACTGGCACAGCGTGAGGCGTTGAGTCGGTTTTTGGGGTTGTCCTGA
- the uraH gene encoding hydroxyisourate hydrolase, with translation MGRLTTHVLDAAHGCPGSSIKVELYRVEGSQLQLVASALTNSDGRCDAPLLQGDNYRSGVYQIQFHAGDYYRARGVQLSEPAFLDVVVLRFGISAEQEHYHVPLLISPYAYSTYRGS, from the coding sequence ATGGGACGTTTGACTACTCACGTTTTGGATGCTGCACACGGCTGCCCGGGCAGCTCGATCAAGGTCGAGTTGTACCGCGTGGAAGGTTCGCAACTGCAGCTGGTCGCCAGCGCGCTGACTAACAGCGACGGTCGCTGCGACGCGCCGCTGCTGCAAGGGGATAACTACCGTTCGGGCGTCTATCAGATTCAATTCCATGCCGGCGATTACTACCGCGCCCGTGGTGTCCAGTTGTCCGAGCCGGCGTTCCTGGATGTGGTGGTGCTGCGCTTCGGCATTTCGGCCGAGCAGGAGCATTACCACGTGCCCCTGCTGATTTCGCCTTACGCCTATTCAACCTATCGAGGCAGTTGA
- the uraD gene encoding 2-oxo-4-hydroxy-4-carboxy-5-ureidoimidazoline decarboxylase encodes MTAFQTLKPSTLSREAFIRAFADIYEHSPWVAEKAFDLGQDPSIDQIETLHQRMSDILLSADHDSQLALINAHPDLAGFAAVQGQLTEASTNEQAGAGIHQCTAEEFQRFTELNDAYKAKFKFPFIMAVKGSNRHQILAAFETRIHHSVDTEFKCALAEINKIALFRLLTL; translated from the coding sequence ATGACCGCCTTCCAGACCCTCAAGCCCTCGACCTTGAGCCGTGAAGCCTTCATCCGGGCTTTTGCCGACATCTACGAACATTCGCCATGGGTTGCCGAAAAGGCTTTCGACCTGGGCCAGGACCCGTCGATCGACCAGATCGAAACCCTGCACCAGCGCATGAGCGACATCCTGTTGAGTGCCGATCACGACAGCCAGCTGGCACTGATCAACGCTCACCCGGACCTGGCAGGCTTTGCTGCCGTCCAGGGCCAACTGACCGAAGCCAGCACGAACGAACAGGCCGGCGCCGGTATTCACCAATGCACGGCCGAAGAGTTTCAGCGCTTCACCGAGCTGAACGACGCCTACAAGGCCAAGTTCAAGTTTCCCTTCATCATGGCGGTAAAAGGCAGCAACCGGCACCAGATCCTCGCGGCGTTCGAAACGCGCATCCATCACTCGGTAGACACCGAATTCAAATGCGCGCTGGCAGAGATCAACAAGATCGCGTTGTTCCGACTACTGACCCTTTAG
- a CDS encoding outer membrane protein OmpK has translation MKRTCTSLILAGALLVAGQAMADDLFQWQNNSLTYLYGKDFQVNPRIQQTVTFEHADAWKYGDNFFFLDRIFYNGQDDSQSGPNTYYGEFSPRLSFGKIFDQKLELGPIKDVLLAMTYEFGEGDNESYLIGPGFDLAIPGFDYFQLNFYNRQTEGPRAGDNVWQITPTWAYTIPMGSSDLLIDGFIDWVVDNDTNSKGTYHANLHINPQIKYDLGKALKLGAKQLYVGVEYDYWKNKYGIEDSDGFKTNQSNTSFLLKYHF, from the coding sequence ATGAAACGTACATGCACCAGCCTGATACTCGCAGGCGCCTTGTTGGTCGCAGGCCAAGCGATGGCCGATGACCTGTTCCAATGGCAGAACAATAGTCTGACCTACCTGTACGGCAAGGATTTCCAGGTCAACCCGCGCATCCAGCAGACCGTGACCTTCGAACACGCCGACGCCTGGAAATACGGCGACAACTTCTTCTTCCTCGACCGGATCTTCTACAACGGCCAGGACGACAGCCAGTCCGGCCCGAACACCTACTACGGTGAGTTCAGCCCACGCCTGTCGTTTGGCAAGATCTTCGACCAGAAGCTGGAACTGGGTCCGATCAAGGACGTGCTGCTGGCCATGACGTATGAATTCGGCGAAGGCGACAACGAGTCCTACCTGATCGGCCCGGGTTTCGACCTGGCGATTCCCGGCTTCGACTACTTCCAGCTGAACTTCTACAACCGCCAGACCGAAGGTCCACGCGCCGGCGACAACGTCTGGCAGATCACCCCGACCTGGGCCTACACCATCCCCATGGGCTCATCCGACCTCCTGATCGACGGTTTCATCGACTGGGTGGTGGACAATGACACCAACTCCAAGGGCACCTACCACGCCAACCTGCACATCAACCCGCAGATCAAATATGACCTGGGCAAGGCGTTGAAGCTCGGTGCCAAGCAGTTGTATGTGGGCGTGGAGTACGACTACTGGAAGAACAAGTACGGGATCGAAGACAGCGACGGGTTCAAGACCAACCAGAGCAATACCAGCTTCTTGCTCAAGTACCATTTCTAA
- a CDS encoding urate hydroxylase PuuD — protein sequence MEAHMLEWLNLSVRWVHMITGVAWIGASFYFVWLENNLNRVNPKSGLAGDLWAIHGGGIYHLEKYKLAPPSMPENLHWFKWEAYFTWMSGVALLCVVFYWNPTLYLLAPGSSLSGPEGVALGIGSLFVGWFVYSFLCDSALGKRPALLGLILFVLLIAAAYGFSKVFSGRGAYLHVGAVIGTIMVGNVFRIIMPAQRALVAAIAENRTPDPALPAKGLLRSRHNNYFTLPVLFIMISNHFPSTYGSQYNWLILAGIAVAAVLVRHYFNTRHDSNRFAWTLPVGALAMICLAYVTGPKPMPSAPDVAKTPAAIEYQPLPETAVGGGAKPATAPAAPASASAPTQAAKAQGPSFEKVHSVIQERCSVCHSAKPTSPLFSAAPGGVMFDTPEQIQQQAARIQAQAVATQIMPLGNITQMTQQERDLIGAWINQGARTN from the coding sequence GTGGAAGCACATATGCTGGAATGGCTGAACCTGAGCGTACGCTGGGTTCATATGATCACTGGCGTGGCCTGGATCGGCGCGTCGTTCTACTTCGTCTGGCTGGAAAACAACCTCAATCGCGTCAATCCAAAAAGTGGTCTGGCTGGTGACTTGTGGGCGATCCACGGTGGTGGCATCTACCACCTGGAAAAATACAAACTCGCGCCACCGTCCATGCCGGAAAACCTGCACTGGTTCAAGTGGGAAGCGTATTTCACCTGGATGTCGGGTGTCGCGCTGCTGTGCGTGGTGTTCTATTGGAACCCGACCCTATACCTGCTGGCCCCCGGCAGCAGCCTCAGCGGCCCCGAAGGCGTGGCGCTGGGTATCGGCTCGTTGTTCGTTGGCTGGTTCGTCTATTCCTTTCTCTGCGACTCGGCCCTGGGCAAGCGCCCCGCCCTGCTCGGTTTGATCCTGTTTGTGCTGTTGATCGCCGCCGCCTACGGGTTCAGCAAGGTGTTCAGCGGTCGCGGTGCCTACCTGCACGTCGGGGCGGTCATCGGCACGATCATGGTCGGCAACGTGTTCCGCATCATCATGCCAGCCCAACGTGCGCTGGTGGCGGCCATCGCCGAGAACCGCACGCCCGATCCGGCGCTGCCGGCCAAGGGTTTACTGCGTTCGCGCCACAACAACTACTTCACCCTGCCGGTGCTGTTCATCATGATCAGCAACCATTTCCCGAGCACCTATGGCAGCCAGTACAACTGGCTGATCCTGGCCGGGATCGCCGTGGCGGCGGTGTTGGTGCGGCATTACTTCAACACACGCCATGACAGCAACCGGTTTGCCTGGACGCTGCCAGTCGGCGCCCTGGCGATGATCTGCCTGGCGTATGTCACCGGCCCTAAACCCATGCCCAGCGCACCGGACGTGGCCAAGACGCCAGCCGCCATCGAATACCAGCCGTTGCCGGAAACGGCAGTGGGTGGCGGCGCGAAACCGGCAACCGCCCCGGCCGCACCGGCATCGGCATCGGCACCCACTCAGGCCGCCAAAGCTCAGGGCCCATCGTTCGAGAAGGTCCACAGCGTGATCCAGGAGCGCTGTTCGGTCTGCCATTCAGCCAAGCCCACCAGCCCGTTGTTCAGCGCCGCGCCAGGTGGGGTGATGTTCGATACGCCAGAGCAGATCCAGCAACAGGCTGCGCGTATCCAGGCCCAGGCCGTGGCCACCCAGATCATGCCCTTGGGCAACATCACCCAGATGACCCAACAGGAACGCGACCTGATCGGCGCGTGGATCAACCAGGGCGCGCGGACCAACTGA
- a CDS encoding lipid A biosynthesis lauroyl acyltransferase: MDRPRFRAAFFHPRFWLLWCGLGLLWLIVQLPYPLLLRVGRALGALMYRVAGDRRRIARRNLELCFPQKSAVERKRLLKENFASTGIAFFEMAMSWWWSRSRLAKLAHVEGLEHLKQAQREGKGVILMALHFTTLEIGAALLGQQHTIDGMYREHKNPLFDFIQRRGRERHNLDSLAVERDDVRGMLKLLRAGRAIWYAPDQDYGAKQSVFVPLFGIQAATVTATSKFARLGKALVVPFIQERLADGSGYRLVIQAPLTDFPGETEEADCIRINQWVEQSVSDCPEQYLWAHRRFKSRPPGEPKLYDKRG; the protein is encoded by the coding sequence ATGGATCGCCCGCGTTTTCGAGCTGCATTTTTTCATCCGCGTTTCTGGCTGCTGTGGTGCGGCCTGGGCCTGCTGTGGCTGATCGTTCAATTGCCTTATCCGTTGTTGCTGCGGGTCGGTCGCGCACTCGGTGCGCTGATGTATCGAGTAGCCGGCGACCGACGGCGCATCGCCCGGCGCAATCTGGAACTGTGTTTCCCGCAAAAGTCCGCCGTCGAGCGCAAGCGTCTGCTCAAGGAAAACTTTGCCTCCACCGGCATCGCTTTTTTCGAAATGGCCATGAGCTGGTGGTGGTCGCGTTCGCGTTTGGCGAAACTGGCCCATGTCGAAGGGCTGGAGCATCTCAAGCAGGCCCAGCGCGAGGGCAAGGGCGTGATCCTGATGGCGCTGCATTTCACCACCCTGGAAATCGGCGCGGCGTTGCTCGGCCAGCAGCACACCATCGATGGCATGTACCGCGAGCACAAGAACCCGCTGTTCGACTTCATCCAGCGCCGCGGCCGCGAGCGGCACAACCTCGACTCCCTGGCCGTGGAGCGTGACGACGTGCGCGGCATGCTCAAGCTGCTGCGGGCCGGGCGGGCGATCTGGTATGCGCCGGACCAGGATTACGGCGCCAAGCAGAGCGTGTTCGTGCCGCTTTTCGGCATCCAGGCCGCGACGGTCACCGCCACCAGCAAGTTCGCCCGCTTGGGCAAGGCGCTGGTGGTGCCCTTCATCCAGGAACGCCTGGCCGACGGCAGCGGTTATCGCCTGGTGATCCAGGCCCCGCTGACGGATTTTCCGGGCGAGACCGAGGAAGCCGATTGCATCCGCATCAACCAGTGGGTCGAGCAGTCGGTGAGTGATTGTCCTGAGCAATACCTCTGGGCCCACCGGCGCTTCAAAAGCCGTCCACCGGGCGAGCCGAAGCTGTACGACAAACGCGGTTGA
- the minC gene encoding septum site-determining protein MinC, with protein MSQTEPLDQDPVFQLKGSMLAITVLELARNDLEGLDRQLAAKVAQAPNFFSNAPLVLALDKLPAGEGAVDLPGLMRVCRQHGLRTLAIRASRIEDIAAAIAVDIPVLPPSGARERVLELSPVEARKVPEKPPEPTIKPTRVITSPVRGGQQIYAQGGDLVVVSSVSPGAELLADGNIHVYGPMRGRALAGVKGDTKARIFCQQLSAELVSIAGQYKVSEDLRRDPLWGAGVQISLSGDVLNIIRL; from the coding sequence ATGAGCCAAACCGAACCGCTAGACCAAGATCCCGTGTTCCAGTTGAAGGGCAGCATGCTCGCCATTACGGTGCTGGAGCTGGCCCGCAACGACCTGGAAGGCCTTGACCGGCAGTTGGCGGCCAAAGTCGCCCAGGCGCCGAACTTCTTCAGCAATGCACCGCTGGTGCTGGCCCTGGACAAGCTGCCGGCCGGCGAAGGCGCGGTGGACCTGCCAGGCCTGATGCGCGTTTGCCGCCAGCACGGCCTGCGCACCCTGGCGATCCGCGCCAGCCGTATCGAAGACATCGCCGCGGCCATTGCCGTGGACATTCCGGTGCTGCCGCCGTCCGGCGCCCGGGAGCGCGTGCTGGAACTGAGCCCGGTCGAAGCCAGGAAAGTCCCGGAAAAACCACCAGAGCCCACCATCAAGCCGACGCGCGTCATCACCTCGCCAGTACGCGGCGGGCAGCAGATCTATGCCCAGGGTGGCGATTTGGTCGTGGTGTCCTCGGTCAGCCCGGGCGCGGAACTTCTGGCCGATGGCAACATCCATGTATACGGCCCGATGCGCGGCCGCGCGCTGGCCGGCGTCAAGGGGGATACGAAAGCCAGGATCTTCTGTCAGCAATTGAGCGCTGAACTGGTCTCCATCGCCGGGCAGTACAAGGTCTCCGAGGATTTGCGCCGCGATCCGTTGTGGGGGGCGGGCGTTCAGATCAGCCTGTCGGGCGACGTGTTGAACATCATTCGGCTTTAA